Proteins from a single region of Paenibacillus sp. BIHB 4019:
- a CDS encoding arginase family protein produces MTNKTIRLLMPQWQGGDNPNYSFGAELLAWLAPDNDQPLIHVPVQAYNGTPLENENGIKGRQQLLEQLEAAQHIINAHKPDRIIMFGGDCLVEQAPFAYLNERYGGELGLIWIDAHSDLVRYVGYDNGHTLPLGNLLGEGDEEFAKHVKIPLKPENVFIAGLAAPTEQEFEVISEAFQRLGIAPVESDTEMIQRLGIKTAGTAELLSSTESIKKWIKESGIKHLAIHLDLDVLDPKAFRSLLFANPEAPYPYSPAGTMQMPQLLQLIKQLSEETDVVGLGITEHLPWDAINLKNLLGEIPIFNQ; encoded by the coding sequence ATGACTAATAAAACAATACGCCTGTTAATGCCACAATGGCAAGGCGGCGACAACCCTAACTATTCTTTTGGAGCCGAACTGCTCGCTTGGCTAGCTCCGGACAATGATCAACCCCTTATTCATGTGCCCGTGCAGGCATATAATGGCACTCCGCTTGAAAACGAGAACGGTATAAAAGGGAGACAACAGCTGCTTGAACAATTAGAGGCTGCTCAGCATATCATTAATGCTCATAAGCCAGATCGCATTATCATGTTTGGTGGCGACTGCTTAGTCGAACAAGCCCCATTTGCCTATTTGAACGAACGCTACGGCGGGGAATTAGGCTTAATTTGGATCGATGCTCATAGTGATCTAGTTAGATATGTGGGCTATGATAACGGACATACTTTGCCGCTTGGGAATTTGTTGGGAGAAGGGGATGAGGAGTTCGCCAAACATGTGAAAATCCCTCTAAAGCCTGAAAATGTCTTTATTGCGGGATTAGCAGCTCCAACAGAGCAGGAGTTTGAAGTAATTTCAGAAGCATTTCAAAGACTAGGAATAGCCCCTGTCGAATCAGACACCGAAATGATTCAAAGACTAGGTATTAAAACCGCAGGCACCGCTGAGCTATTAAGCAGCACGGAATCTATAAAGAAGTGGATTAAAGAAAGCGGCATTAAGCACTTAGCGATACATCTCGATTTAGATGTGCTTGATCCCAAAGCATTTCGTTCTTTATTGTTCGCGAATCCAGAAGCCCCTTATCCTTATTCTCCTGCGGGAACGATGCAAATGCCTCAACTTCTACAGCTAATTAAACAACTATCTGAAGAAACAGATGTAGTTGGATTAGGCATAACGGAACATTTGCCGTGGGATGCGATTAACTTGAAAAATCTGCTCGGAGAGATTCCTATTTTTAATCAGTAG
- a CDS encoding helix-turn-helix domain-containing protein, giving the protein MSMAEYRGKVKNIQDTPFGYTVSVIGGKWKMVIIYLLAENQPVRFNDLKRQIGTITYKTLSSHLKELEADGLVNRKEYPQVPPKVEYSLTDKAETLLPVLEQLCEWGEKNQNN; this is encoded by the coding sequence ATGAGTATGGCTGAATATAGAGGGAAAGTTAAAAATATTCAAGATACACCTTTTGGTTATACAGTGTCAGTTATTGGTGGTAAATGGAAAATGGTTATCATTTATCTTCTGGCAGAAAACCAGCCGGTTCGCTTTAATGATCTGAAAAGACAGATAGGAACGATTACTTATAAAACATTGAGTTCACACCTTAAAGAATTGGAAGCGGACGGTTTGGTGAATCGGAAAGAGTATCCTCAGGTTCCGCCTAAAGTCGAATACAGTCTTACCGATAAAGCGGAAACGCTATTACCCGTTTTGGAACAGCTATGTGAATGGGGAGAAAAAAACCAAAATAATTAA
- a CDS encoding HAMP domain-containing sensor histidine kinase has product MPTPNNRRQTLLSRWTFRYVLTLFIGLLIIGLVSIFWIRQETLHERKQNLKAFAQVASQYVSQESGQIVIPGHFYEWIDRTQRRYSLPGQFSLRVFDHNGTAIFIKQGPRDRDAAPPLPPLSGELNVTLSDDQYTLTTPIWGKNKEEPIGSVAISYDYKELVHVNQNYGLIGSLLLGSGLLGWLIIYFLSRNLRRPIKQLAEALNQMEAGNYQVVVPNPVKEKEIHDLLVSFQTMAARLGTLEELRTELLAGVTHELKTPISSIHGLIHAVRDQVVAEEEAEEFLEISLQQTRRLQHMVTDLLDFNAFASGKISVRQDTLDLGKLVGEIVYQWGLLDPVEGLELSADIPNGAFLAVGDASRIQQIIVNLLNNSRQALQGQGFIHVSLSQFPAGSYEIIVQDNGPGISEEEQKNIFERYFRGERKKLAVGGLGLGLTYSRMLAIAMGGQLNLKHSTPQGTTFQLLLPKQP; this is encoded by the coding sequence ATGCCAACACCCAATAATCGCCGCCAAACGCTGCTCAGCCGCTGGACTTTTCGCTATGTGCTCACCTTATTCATAGGGCTGCTTATCATTGGTTTGGTATCGATTTTCTGGATTCGCCAGGAGACGCTGCATGAGCGGAAGCAAAATCTCAAAGCCTTTGCACAGGTCGCCTCGCAGTATGTCAGCCAAGAAAGTGGACAAATCGTCATTCCGGGCCATTTCTATGAATGGATCGACCGCACCCAGCGCCGCTACTCGCTGCCGGGACAATTTTCATTGCGCGTATTTGATCATAACGGGACCGCTATTTTTATTAAACAGGGTCCCAGAGACAGAGATGCTGCTCCACCGCTCCCTCCACTTTCGGGTGAGTTGAATGTCACCCTATCAGATGATCAATATACGCTGACCACGCCAATATGGGGCAAAAACAAAGAGGAGCCCATCGGATCGGTTGCCATTTCTTACGACTACAAGGAGTTAGTCCATGTTAATCAGAATTACGGCCTCATCGGTTCACTGCTGCTTGGCTCAGGCTTGCTGGGCTGGCTTATCATCTACTTTCTGTCGCGAAATTTAAGAAGGCCGATTAAGCAGCTTGCTGAAGCGCTGAATCAGATGGAGGCTGGCAATTATCAGGTAGTCGTACCTAACCCTGTGAAGGAAAAGGAAATACACGACCTGCTGGTGTCGTTCCAGACGATGGCTGCGCGCCTGGGCACATTGGAAGAGCTGCGGACGGAGCTGCTTGCCGGCGTGACCCATGAGCTGAAAACACCGATTTCCTCCATTCATGGCCTGATTCATGCCGTTCGCGATCAAGTGGTTGCGGAGGAGGAAGCAGAGGAATTTCTGGAAATTTCCTTGCAGCAGACACGCAGGCTTCAGCATATGGTCACTGATCTGCTTGATTTCAATGCCTTCGCTTCCGGCAAAATCAGCGTCCGCCAGGACACGCTTGATCTCGGCAAGCTAGTTGGCGAAATTGTATACCAATGGGGACTGCTGGATCCTGTAGAGGGGCTCGAGCTATCAGCCGATATTCCAAACGGTGCTTTCCTGGCTGTCGGAGATGCCAGCCGCATTCAGCAAATTATTGTGAATTTGCTGAACAATAGCAGGCAAGCGCTGCAAGGCCAAGGCTTCATTCATGTCTCCCTTTCGCAATTTCCAGCTGGCAGCTATGAAATAATCGTGCAGGATAACGGTCCAGGCATATCGGAAGAGGAGCAAAAAAATATTTTCGAGCGATACTTTCGCGGTGAGCGTAAAAAGCTTGCTGTCGGCGGCCTCGGCCTCGGTCTGACCTACAGCCGAATGCTTGCCATTGCCATGGGCGGCCAGCTGAATTTGAAGCACAGCACACCGCAGGGAACGACGTTTCAGCTACTACTCCCTAAGCAGCCGTAG
- a CDS encoding response regulator transcription factor yields MNTIMIVEDEDAISRVLAAYIRKAGFDCRIYRNGREAIEAFDAAAPTLVILDVMLPGMNGWEVLNHIRYKSACPVIMLTARSDVSDRILGLNEGADDYMTKPFEPEEVVARIHAVLRRPPRSLVSSEQVTFGSIRIDFKSHTVYLNGASLSITPRDLSLLMFLAEHPNQIFYREQLIDKVWGMDYEGSDRAVDLAIKRLRKLLLHWPPEEGEIRTLRGTGYMLYANTQ; encoded by the coding sequence ATGAATACAATTATGATTGTCGAAGACGAGGACGCCATCTCCCGGGTGCTCGCAGCCTATATACGCAAGGCGGGATTTGATTGCCGCATCTATCGCAACGGACGGGAAGCCATTGAAGCTTTTGATGCGGCAGCTCCTACGCTCGTTATTCTCGATGTTATGCTGCCGGGCATGAATGGCTGGGAAGTGTTGAACCATATTCGCTACAAAAGCGCTTGTCCCGTCATTATGCTGACAGCTAGAAGCGATGTTAGCGACCGGATTCTTGGGCTTAACGAAGGGGCGGATGATTATATGACGAAGCCGTTTGAGCCAGAAGAGGTTGTTGCCCGCATTCATGCGGTGCTCAGACGGCCGCCCCGATCACTTGTCAGCTCGGAGCAGGTTACGTTTGGGAGCATTCGCATCGATTTTAAATCACACACCGTTTATTTGAACGGCGCCAGCCTTTCGATTACTCCCCGTGATCTGTCGCTGCTCATGTTCCTTGCTGAGCATCCGAACCAGATTTTTTACCGCGAGCAGTTAATCGATAAAGTATGGGGCATGGATTATGAGGGCAGTGATCGTGCGGTAGATCTGGCCATCAAGCGTTTGCGCAAGCTGCTGCTGCATTGGCCGCCAGAAGAAGGAGAAATCCGCACCCTGCGGGGGACGGGGTATATGCTGTATGCCAACACCCAATAA
- a CDS encoding methyltransferase: MNVNSWKQEKLLFLTKFLRSPRQIGSVTPSSKFLAKKMLESVPWNKATSIAELGAGTGAITKYIQAAKKKATKVILFEKDPYMREQLQEHYPEFSSYEDSSYLQASLHMEAVKQLDCIISGLPFTNFPQMLRDKLIEQILVSLKDDGLFIAFQYSLQMRSQLKKHFEIEKITFVPLNMPPAFVYVCRKKEVQ; this comes from the coding sequence ATAAATGTAAACAGTTGGAAACAGGAAAAACTGCTTTTTCTAACTAAATTTTTGCGTTCGCCCAGACAAATCGGCAGCGTAACGCCAAGCTCCAAATTTCTCGCGAAAAAAATGCTGGAGTCAGTTCCCTGGAACAAAGCAACGAGTATTGCGGAGTTGGGAGCTGGTACTGGTGCGATAACCAAATACATTCAGGCAGCCAAAAAGAAAGCGACTAAGGTTATCCTTTTTGAAAAAGATCCTTATATGCGTGAACAATTGCAGGAGCATTATCCCGAATTTTCAAGCTATGAAGACAGCAGCTATCTCCAAGCCTCGCTGCATATGGAAGCGGTCAAGCAGTTGGACTGCATTATTAGCGGACTGCCATTTACCAATTTCCCGCAAATGCTGCGAGACAAGCTGATAGAGCAAATTCTCGTATCCCTTAAAGATGACGGTCTATTCATTGCTTTTCAATATTCCTTGCAGATGAGATCGCAGCTTAAAAAGCACTTTGAAATTGAGAAAATTACATTCGTGCCCTTAAACATGCCTCCCGCATTTGTATATGTTTGCCGTAAAAAGGAGGTGCAGTAA
- a CDS encoding HAMP domain-containing sensor histidine kinase yields MKNKLWAYLFGKKSIRVQMLWAFIFSLILATLFSTIYSMQRPQSGFIYKFLPLGIFVLSFWFSFILMTRRTIRYFKTITDGLKAMSFGNLNYRIPLSSQDELGHVAQNINDMAEQLQSKLERERQLEKSKMELITSVSHDLRTPLTSIIGYLDLLKTHSFQDVQEQERYIDNAYNKTQQLKKLIDDLFEYTRLSDPDVHLSFQEIDFNRLLAQLVTEFEPVAQEQNIIIKKALPAVPVIALMDTGKMVRAIDNLLMNALKFSVKPGEITVQLFVQEGRITLSIENMGQPITKEQEEQLFERFYKMQPSRNHAQMPAGFGLGLSIAKHIVELHNGRIWLNHDQGHYAFCAEFKHPQQQL; encoded by the coding sequence TTGAAAAATAAGCTATGGGCTTATTTATTCGGTAAAAAAAGCATTCGCGTCCAGATGCTTTGGGCTTTTATTTTCAGCCTGATACTAGCTACTTTATTCAGCACGATCTATTCCATGCAGCGACCCCAATCAGGTTTTATTTATAAATTTTTGCCTTTAGGCATTTTCGTGCTCTCTTTTTGGTTCAGCTTCATATTAATGACCCGCCGTACGATCCGTTATTTCAAGACCATTACCGATGGCCTCAAAGCAATGTCCTTCGGGAATTTAAACTACCGGATTCCGTTATCCAGCCAAGATGAATTAGGGCATGTAGCACAAAATATCAATGATATGGCGGAACAACTGCAAAGCAAGCTGGAGCGGGAGCGACAGCTGGAAAAATCGAAAATGGAACTGATCACCTCCGTTTCGCATGATTTGCGAACACCGCTGACCAGCATTATCGGCTATCTGGATTTATTGAAAACCCACTCCTTCCAAGATGTTCAGGAGCAAGAAAGGTATATCGACAATGCGTATAACAAAACCCAGCAGTTGAAAAAGCTCATTGACGATTTATTCGAATATACGCGGCTGAGCGACCCGGATGTCCATTTATCTTTTCAGGAAATCGATTTCAACAGATTATTGGCGCAGCTTGTTACTGAATTTGAGCCTGTAGCTCAGGAACAGAACATTATCATAAAAAAAGCGTTGCCTGCTGTACCTGTCATAGCTCTTATGGATACTGGAAAAATGGTCAGAGCGATCGACAATTTATTAATGAATGCCTTGAAATTTTCCGTGAAGCCCGGAGAAATCACCGTACAGCTTTTTGTTCAAGAAGGACGAATTACTTTAAGTATTGAAAATATGGGCCAACCGATAACGAAGGAGCAGGAGGAGCAGTTGTTTGAACGATTTTATAAAATGCAGCCCTCCCGCAACCATGCCCAGATGCCTGCCGGCTTTGGCCTTGGCCTATCGATTGCTAAACATATCGTCGAGCTGCACAATGGACGGATCTGGCTTAACCATGATCAGGGGCATTATGCGTTTTGCGCCGAGTTTAAGCACCCGCAGCAGCAGCTTTAA
- a CDS encoding response regulator transcription factor has protein sequence MKMTILVAEDEQEIRDVLHIYLRNEGYLVREATDGTQALKMVQQENIDLIILDIMMPHLDGIQACLKIREISNVPIIMLSAKGEDLDKIMGLSTGADDYVTKPFNPLELIARVKAQIRRQHFSSSNPAINDSEIAMDDLVINRDQHSVVVRGDEKSLTPIEFSILELLAMHRGHVFNVDKIYQSVWKEHTAFYSENTVMVHIRNIREKIEVNPREPQYIKTVWGVGYKIEK, from the coding sequence ATGAAAATGACCATTTTAGTAGCTGAGGATGAACAGGAAATTCGCGACGTCCTTCACATTTATTTGCGGAACGAAGGCTATCTTGTGCGGGAAGCAACGGACGGGACGCAGGCTTTAAAAATGGTTCAGCAGGAAAACATTGATCTGATTATTCTCGATATTATGATGCCTCATTTGGATGGCATTCAGGCTTGCCTCAAAATCCGCGAAATATCGAATGTTCCTATCATTATGCTCTCTGCTAAAGGGGAGGATTTAGATAAAATTATGGGTCTTTCCACAGGCGCAGATGATTATGTAACGAAACCATTTAACCCTCTTGAGCTGATCGCCCGGGTAAAAGCCCAAATCAGGCGGCAGCATTTCTCTTCCAGCAACCCCGCCATTAATGACTCTGAAATAGCTATGGATGATTTGGTCATTAATCGCGACCAGCATAGCGTTGTCGTGCGCGGCGATGAAAAATCGTTAACCCCTATTGAATTTTCTATTCTGGAATTGCTAGCGATGCACCGGGGGCACGTTTTTAACGTCGATAAAATCTATCAAAGCGTCTGGAAGGAGCATACCGCGTTTTATTCGGAAAATACAGTGATGGTTCATATACGCAACATCCGCGAGAAAATCGAGGTCAATCCTAGAGAGCCGCAATATATTAAGACGGTCTGGGGAGTGGGATACAAAATTGAAAAATAA
- a CDS encoding Fur family transcriptional regulator, whose translation MSTHAHTHTIEDIVRIMSSQGLRITDQRKTLAKLFAESPGYLAPKDVYEYMGKSYSGLSFDTVYRNLRVMEELGVLEQVVFEEGVKFKLHCREHDHHHHMICLNCGKTYPILCCPMEQTTAPADFRIVKHKFEVFGYCKDCDQEEAAAQS comes from the coding sequence ATGAGTACACATGCACATACGCATACCATTGAAGATATTGTGAGAATCATGTCGAGCCAAGGACTGCGCATTACCGACCAGCGCAAGACGCTGGCCAAGCTATTCGCAGAATCGCCAGGCTACTTGGCCCCTAAGGACGTTTATGAATACATGGGAAAGTCTTATTCCGGGCTTAGCTTTGATACCGTATACCGCAACTTGCGTGTCATGGAGGAGCTGGGCGTGCTGGAGCAGGTAGTGTTCGAGGAGGGCGTCAAGTTCAAGCTGCATTGCCGCGAGCATGACCACCACCACCATATGATTTGTCTGAACTGCGGCAAAACGTACCCGATTTTATGCTGCCCAATGGAACAGACGACTGCGCCCGCTGATTTCCGAATCGTTAAGCACAAGTTTGAAGTGTTCGGTTATTGTAAAGACTGTGATCAGGAAGAAGCAGCAGCGCAAAGCTAA
- the yidD gene encoding membrane protein insertion efficiency factor YidD, with product MEKRPVARRVAQAPIHFYRKAISPHLPPSCRFAPTCSAYALEAIEKHGVLRGSWLAARRISRCHPFHAGGYDPVPPVKGGKQSEGDQPT from the coding sequence ATGGAAAAAAGACCTGTTGCCAGACGTGTCGCTCAGGCGCCGATTCATTTTTACCGCAAAGCGATTTCACCGCATTTGCCGCCCTCCTGCCGCTTTGCTCCAACATGCTCCGCCTATGCGCTGGAGGCTATTGAGAAGCACGGCGTGCTCAGGGGCTCATGGCTTGCAGCGCGGCGGATTAGCCGCTGTCACCCGTTTCACGCTGGAGGCTACGATCCGGTTCCTCCCGTAAAGGGCGGGAAGCAGAGCGAGGGCGATCAGCCTACTTGA